A stretch of Vannielia litorea DNA encodes these proteins:
- a CDS encoding FAD-dependent oxidoreductase: MIQDRYPLAHRLYPYARHPDQDAATPVRHPVVIIGGGPIGLACALDLGLQGLPVVLLDDHEGVGQGSRAICFSKRSLEIADRYGFGEKALAKGVVWNLGKVFHEDRKVFEFNLLPEDGHKFPAFINLQQPYFEKFLVERIREANAQGAQIDLRGRNRIDGLTQHGTHVSLEITTPEGPYTLEAHYAVACDGAGSPTRKILGLDFEGRVFQDSFLIADITMAAPFPTERWFWFEPSHGAGASTLLHKQPDGEWRVDFQIGWDVDRKEELKEENVRRRLDAMLGADVDYEIVWTSIYTFQCRRMRKFRHDRVIFAGDSAHQVSPFGARGANSGIQDADNLCWKLGMVLRGEAPDALLDTYCEERRYGADENILNSTRSTDFITPKSPVSHMFRNAVLDLAEHHAFARPLVNSGRLSLPCTYDDGPLNGADALPGGPARTRPGAPCPDAPLPEGFLLNRLGGGFTLLCLNCAAPEGLPDGLATLAMPSEGPASALHQRYLGEAPAALYLIRPDQHVAARWAEADAATIAAALRHATAKE; this comes from the coding sequence ATGATCCAGGACCGTTACCCCCTCGCCCACAGGCTCTACCCCTATGCCCGCCACCCCGATCAGGATGCGGCCACGCCGGTGCGCCACCCCGTGGTCATCATCGGCGGCGGCCCCATCGGCCTGGCCTGCGCCCTCGACCTCGGGCTGCAGGGCCTGCCCGTCGTTCTGCTCGACGACCACGAGGGCGTCGGCCAGGGCTCCCGCGCGATCTGCTTCTCCAAGCGCAGCCTGGAGATCGCCGATCGCTACGGCTTCGGCGAGAAGGCCCTTGCCAAGGGCGTCGTGTGGAATCTCGGCAAGGTCTTCCACGAAGATCGCAAGGTCTTCGAGTTCAACCTTCTGCCCGAGGACGGCCACAAATTTCCGGCCTTCATCAACCTCCAGCAACCCTACTTCGAAAAGTTCCTTGTCGAGCGCATCCGCGAGGCCAATGCACAAGGTGCGCAGATCGACCTGCGCGGCCGCAACCGGATCGACGGCCTCACCCAGCACGGCACCCATGTCTCCCTCGAGATCACCACGCCCGAAGGCCCCTATACGCTGGAGGCGCACTACGCCGTCGCCTGCGACGGCGCCGGCTCGCCCACCCGCAAGATCCTCGGGCTCGACTTCGAGGGCCGGGTGTTCCAGGACAGCTTCCTGATCGCCGACATCACCATGGCCGCCCCCTTCCCCACCGAGCGGTGGTTCTGGTTCGAGCCCTCCCACGGCGCCGGGGCCTCCACCCTGCTGCACAAGCAGCCCGACGGGGAATGGCGCGTGGATTTCCAGATCGGATGGGACGTGGACCGCAAGGAGGAGCTGAAGGAGGAAAACGTCCGCCGCCGCCTCGACGCCATGCTCGGAGCGGATGTCGACTACGAGATCGTCTGGACGTCAATCTACACCTTCCAGTGCCGCCGGATGAGGAAATTCCGACACGACCGGGTGATCTTTGCGGGCGATTCCGCGCATCAGGTCAGCCCCTTCGGCGCGCGCGGGGCGAACTCCGGCATCCAGGACGCCGACAACCTTTGCTGGAAGCTCGGCATGGTGCTGCGCGGCGAGGCCCCCGATGCGCTGCTCGATACCTACTGCGAAGAGCGCCGCTACGGGGCCGACGAGAACATCCTCAACTCGACCCGCTCGACAGATTTCATCACGCCGAAGTCACCCGTCAGCCACATGTTCCGCAATGCCGTGCTCGACCTCGCCGAGCACCACGCCTTCGCCCGGCCGCTGGTCAACTCCGGCCGCCTCTCGCTGCCCTGCACCTACGACGATGGCCCGCTGAACGGGGCCGATGCCCTGCCGGGCGGGCCGGCGCGCACCCGTCCCGGTGCGCCTTGCCCCGATGCGCCCCTGCCCGAAGGCTTCCTGCTGAACCGGCTGGGCGGCGGCTTCACCCTGCTCTGCCTCAACTGCGCGGCGCCCGAGGGCCTGCCCGATGGGCTGGCCACGCTCGCCATGCCGTCGGAGGGCCCCGCCAGTGCCCTCCACCAGCGGTATCTTGGCGAGGCCCCGGCGGCGCTCTACCTGATCCGCCCCGATCAGCACGTGGCCGCCCGCTGGGCCGAGGCCGACGCTGCCACCATCGCCGCCGCCCTGCGCCACGCCACGGCCAAGGAGTGA
- a CDS encoding MBL fold metallo-hydrolase, producing MAKAFASAGDMTEKTISFTEVGEGLYAFTAEGDPNSGVIIGDDSVMIVEAQATPRLANKVIDCVRSVTDKPISHVVLTHYHAVRVLGASAFGADQIIMSDKARSMVAERGQEDWDSEFDRFPRLFEGHESIPGLTWPTTTFSGRMSVFLGQRRVDLMQLGRAHTAGDIVIHVPDQNVMFTGDIVEYHSACYCGDGHFGDWGKTLDAIKAYDLDAIAPGRGDALIGREMVNAAIENTRDFVASTYAPAAKVAARGGTLKEAWDAVRAACDPKFADYAIYEHCLPFNVARAFDEAQGIDTPRIWTAERDKAMWAALQG from the coding sequence ATGGCCAAAGCCTTCGCCTCTGCCGGAGACATGACCGAAAAGACCATCAGCTTCACTGAAGTGGGCGAGGGTCTCTATGCCTTCACCGCAGAGGGCGACCCCAACTCCGGCGTCATCATCGGCGACGACAGCGTGATGATCGTCGAGGCCCAGGCCACGCCCCGGCTGGCGAACAAGGTGATCGACTGCGTCCGCTCCGTCACCGACAAGCCGATCAGCCACGTGGTGCTCACCCACTACCACGCCGTCCGCGTGCTCGGCGCCTCCGCCTTCGGCGCAGATCAGATCATCATGTCCGACAAGGCCCGCAGCATGGTCGCCGAACGCGGGCAGGAGGACTGGGACAGCGAGTTCGACCGCTTCCCCCGTCTCTTCGAGGGCCATGAGAGCATCCCCGGCCTGACCTGGCCCACCACCACCTTCAGCGGCCGCATGAGCGTGTTCCTGGGGCAGCGCAGGGTCGATCTCATGCAACTCGGCCGCGCCCATACGGCGGGTGACATCGTGATCCACGTACCCGACCAGAACGTCATGTTCACCGGCGACATCGTCGAATACCACTCCGCCTGCTACTGCGGCGACGGGCACTTCGGCGACTGGGGCAAGACCCTCGACGCGATCAAGGCCTACGATCTCGACGCCATCGCACCGGGCCGGGGCGATGCGCTCATCGGGCGCGAGATGGTCAATGCCGCCATCGAGAACACCCGCGATTTCGTCGCCTCCACCTACGCGCCCGCCGCCAAGGTCGCGGCCCGGGGCGGCACGCTGAAAGAGGCCTGGGACGCCGTCCGCGCCGCCTGCGATCCCAAGTTCGCCGACTATGCGATCTACGAGCACTGCCTGCCCTTCAACGTCGCCCGAGCCTTCGACGAGGCCCAGGGCATCGACACGCCCCGCATCTGGACCGCCGAGCGCGACAAGGCGATGTGGGCCGCCCTGCAGGGCTGA
- a CDS encoding DUF2585 domain-containing protein: MRRVHYGYWLALAITVVMAAVMLWWGREPICKCGYVKLWHGAVVSSENSQHITDWYTPSHIIHGLLFYGLLWLVAWKLPLGWRFAIATAIEAGWELLENTDRVIEHYRAVTISLDYYGDSVLNSVCDVAAMWLGFALARKLPVWASVVLALGFEAFTTWMIRDGLALNVLMLLWPLEAVKDWQGAL; this comes from the coding sequence ATGAGACGCGTGCATTACGGGTACTGGCTGGCGTTGGCGATCACGGTGGTGATGGCCGCTGTGATGTTGTGGTGGGGGCGCGAGCCGATCTGCAAATGCGGATATGTGAAGCTCTGGCATGGCGCGGTGGTCAGCTCGGAGAACTCGCAGCACATCACCGACTGGTACACGCCGAGCCACATCATTCACGGGCTGCTGTTTTACGGGCTGCTGTGGCTGGTGGCATGGAAGCTGCCGCTGGGCTGGCGTTTTGCCATCGCCACCGCCATCGAGGCGGGCTGGGAGCTGCTGGAGAACACCGACAGGGTGATCGAGCATTACCGGGCCGTTACCATCTCGCTCGATTACTACGGCGACTCGGTGCTGAACTCGGTCTGCGACGTGGCGGCCATGTGGCTGGGCTTTGCGCTGGCGCGGAAACTGCCGGTCTGGGCCAGCGTGGTGCTGGCCCTCGGGTTCGAGGCCTTCACCACCTGGATGATCCGCGACGGGCTGGCCCTGAACGTGCTGATGCTGCTCTGGCCGCTCGAGGCGGTGAAGGACTGGCAGGGCGCGCTCTAG
- the fahA gene encoding fumarylacetoacetase: MPLMKSWVASANAENHPFPLNNLPYGVFSRGDDEPRCGVAIGDMILDMAAVEEAGLVTLADVPVFDVPFWNEVMELGPRAWGELRATLTELLSEGSAKAAAVQPFLVPMGEAELHMPFLVSEYTDFYAGRQHATNVGTMFRGAENALPPNWLHIPIGYNGRASTVVVSGTPVHRPNGQTKAPDAEMPGFGPCKRLDIELEMGAVVGTSSEMGQPVSVAQAEQMIFGYVLLNDWSARDIQAWEYQPLGPFQAKAFATTISPWIVTTAALEPFRTSTPAREKPLLPYLEEPRPGLFDIKLSAAIQPEGAARATTFSNTNYSEMYYSAAQQLAHHSTSGCAMNAGDLLGSGTISGADKSSYGSLLEVTWGGKEPLTLDTGETRTFIEDGDTLTLEGHAQGDGYRIGFGPCTGKILPAVKWP; encoded by the coding sequence ATGCCCCTGATGAAAAGCTGGGTCGCTTCGGCCAACGCCGAAAACCACCCCTTCCCCCTCAACAACCTGCCCTATGGCGTGTTCTCGCGGGGCGATGACGAGCCCCGCTGCGGCGTCGCCATCGGCGACATGATCCTCGACATGGCCGCGGTCGAAGAGGCCGGCCTGGTCACGCTCGCTGATGTGCCGGTGTTCGATGTGCCTTTCTGGAACGAGGTGATGGAACTCGGGCCACGCGCCTGGGGCGAGCTTCGCGCCACCCTGACCGAGCTGCTCTCCGAAGGCTCCGCCAAGGCTGCCGCCGTCCAGCCGTTTCTCGTGCCGATGGGGGAGGCCGAACTGCACATGCCCTTCCTCGTGTCGGAATACACCGACTTCTACGCAGGCCGCCAGCATGCCACCAACGTCGGCACCATGTTCCGCGGGGCCGAGAATGCCCTGCCGCCCAACTGGCTGCACATCCCCATCGGCTACAACGGGCGCGCCTCCACTGTGGTCGTCTCCGGCACGCCGGTCCACCGCCCCAACGGCCAGACCAAGGCGCCCGACGCCGAGATGCCCGGCTTCGGCCCCTGCAAACGCCTCGACATCGAGCTCGAGATGGGCGCCGTCGTGGGAACCTCCTCCGAGATGGGCCAGCCCGTCAGCGTGGCCCAGGCCGAGCAGATGATCTTCGGCTACGTCCTGCTCAACGACTGGTCCGCCCGTGACATCCAGGCATGGGAGTATCAGCCCCTCGGCCCGTTCCAGGCCAAGGCCTTCGCCACCACCATCAGCCCCTGGATCGTGACCACGGCGGCGCTGGAGCCCTTCCGCACCTCGACGCCCGCCCGCGAAAAGCCCCTGCTGCCCTACCTCGAAGAGCCCCGCCCCGGCCTCTTCGACATCAAGCTCTCCGCCGCGATCCAGCCCGAGGGCGCGGCCCGTGCCACGACCTTCTCCAACACCAACTACAGCGAGATGTATTACTCCGCCGCCCAGCAACTCGCCCACCACAGCACCTCGGGCTGCGCGATGAACGCGGGCGACCTGCTCGGCTCCGGCACCATCTCGGGCGCAGACAAATCCAGCTACGGCTCTCTCCTCGAGGTCACCTGGGGCGGCAAGGAGCCCCTGACGCTCGACACCGGTGAGACCCGCACCTTCATCGAAGACGGCGATACCCTCACGCTGGAGGGCCACGCCCAGGGCGACGGCTACCGCATCGGCTTCGGCCCCTGCACCGGCAAGATCCTCCCGGCGGTGAAATGGCCCTAG
- the hmgA gene encoding homogentisate 1,2-dioxygenase produces the protein MNDQSKPAGLTQAPSHIGTTPGYMPGFGNDFETEALPGALPQGMNSPQKCNYGLYGEQLSGTAFTADPPERTWTYRIRPSVKHSHRYERIDLPYWVSSPNVVDNVTSLGQYRWDPVPHSDEPLTWLTGMRTMTTAGDVNTQVGMASHIYLVTASMEDAYFYSADSELLVVPQEGRLRFATELGVIDLAPQEIAIVPRGLVYRVEVLEGPARGFVCENYGQKFELPGRGPIGANCLANPRDFKAPVAAFEDREVPSTLTIKWCGQFHETKIAQSPLDVVAWHGNYAPYKYDLSTYCPVGAILFDHPDPSIFTVLTAPSGVPGTANIDFVLFRERWMVAENTFRPPWYHKNIMSELMGNIYGQYDAKPQGFVPGGMSLHNMMLPHGPDRDAFEGASNAELKPHKLDNTMSFMFETRFPQHLTAFAANEAPLQDNYIDCWETLEKKFDGTPGKK, from the coding sequence ATGAACGACCAATCCAAGCCCGCCGGCCTGACCCAGGCCCCGAGCCACATCGGCACCACGCCCGGCTACATGCCCGGCTTCGGCAACGACTTCGAGACCGAGGCCCTGCCCGGTGCCCTGCCCCAGGGCATGAACTCGCCGCAAAAGTGCAACTACGGCCTCTACGGCGAGCAGCTCTCCGGCACCGCCTTCACCGCCGACCCGCCCGAGCGCACCTGGACCTATCGGATCCGGCCCTCGGTGAAGCACTCGCACCGCTACGAGCGGATCGACCTGCCCTACTGGGTGTCCTCCCCCAACGTGGTCGACAACGTCACCTCGCTGGGTCAGTACCGCTGGGATCCGGTGCCCCATTCCGACGAGCCCCTCACCTGGCTCACCGGCATGCGCACCATGACCACGGCGGGCGACGTGAACACTCAAGTGGGCATGGCGAGCCACATCTACCTCGTCACCGCCTCCATGGAAGACGCCTATTTTTACTCAGCGGACAGCGAGTTGCTGGTGGTTCCCCAGGAGGGCAGGCTGCGCTTTGCCACCGAGCTCGGCGTGATCGACCTGGCACCACAGGAGATCGCCATCGTCCCGCGCGGCCTCGTCTACCGGGTCGAAGTGCTTGAAGGCCCGGCCCGCGGTTTCGTCTGCGAGAACTACGGCCAGAAGTTCGAGCTGCCCGGTCGCGGCCCCATCGGTGCCAACTGCCTCGCCAACCCGCGTGACTTCAAGGCCCCCGTGGCCGCGTTCGAGGACCGCGAGGTGCCCTCCACGCTGACCATCAAGTGGTGCGGCCAGTTCCACGAAACGAAGATCGCCCAGAGCCCGCTCGACGTGGTCGCCTGGCACGGCAACTACGCGCCCTACAAATACGACCTGAGCACCTACTGCCCGGTCGGCGCGATCCTCTTCGATCACCCCGACCCCTCGATCTTCACTGTGCTCACGGCCCCCTCCGGCGTGCCCGGCACAGCCAACATCGACTTCGTGCTCTTCCGCGAGCGCTGGATGGTGGCCGAAAACACCTTCCGCCCGCCGTGGTATCACAAGAACATCATGTCCGAGCTGATGGGCAACATCTACGGCCAGTATGATGCCAAACCGCAGGGCTTCGTCCCCGGCGGTATGTCGCTCCACAACATGATGCTGCCCCACGGCCCCGACCGCGACGCCTTCGAGGGAGCGTCGAACGCCGAGTTGAAGCCCCACAAGCTCGACAACACCATGAGCTTCATGTTCGAAACCCGCTTTCCCCAGCACCTCACCGCCTTCGCGGCCAACGAGGCGCCCCTGCAGGACAACTACATCGACTGCTGGGAAACGCTGGAGAAGAAGTTCGACGGCACGCCGGGCAAGAAGTAA
- a CDS encoding MarR family winged helix-turn-helix transcriptional regulator — MSFDLTDFLPYLLNQAAEAASLDFQREYKARYGMLRTEWRVLFHLGRYGDMSARDIVERAMIHKTKVSRAVAALEERRFLVRSEVEEDRRREVLSITPAGREAFGELTALAEAHDAALLRGVSEADAAVVRRVLRQIAGL; from the coding sequence ATGAGCTTTGATCTGACAGACTTCCTGCCCTATCTCCTCAACCAGGCCGCAGAAGCCGCGAGCCTTGATTTTCAGCGGGAATACAAGGCCCGCTACGGGATGCTGCGCACCGAATGGCGGGTGCTGTTTCATCTCGGGCGCTACGGCGACATGAGCGCGCGCGACATCGTGGAGCGGGCGATGATCCACAAGACCAAGGTGAGTCGGGCGGTGGCGGCGCTCGAGGAGCGGCGGTTTCTGGTGCGCTCGGAGGTGGAGGAGGACCGGCGGCGGGAGGTGCTCTCGATCACGCCGGCGGGGCGCGAGGCCTTCGGGGAACTCACGGCGCTGGCGGAGGCGCATGATGCGGCGCTCCTGCGCGGCGTCTCGGAGGCCGATGCGGCCGTGGTGCGGCGGGTGCTGCGGCAGATCGCCGGGCTCTAG
- a CDS encoding 3-hydroxyacyl-CoA dehydrogenase NAD-binding domain-containing protein, protein MKAAILGTGVIGAGWAARFLLAGWDVAVHDPASGAEARLDATLAAARRVLPMLSEVALPPEGSLRFGTLEEAVRGAAWVQESAPERLDLKHEIWREVLEHAAPDAVLASSTSGFTPTALNGGTGRVIVAHPFNPVYLLPLVELVGPETAQAAAILTRIGMYPLEITAEIDGHIADRLLESVWREALWLVNDGVATTGQIDEAIRMGFGLRWAQMGLFETYRLGGGEGGFAQFLAQFGPALKWPWSHLTDVPDLDAALVQKIAAQSDAQSGHLSTEALTTLRDHNLVALLRALKQRNAGAGKLLNAHEQSLTPPPPPPGPAPLVTLRRTIPVDWTDYNGHMNESRYGQLWSDAGDTILVAIGMGPESPGTQGATWFTVDNHIRYLAETQAGETCEVRTTILLAEGKKLRMHHEMWVGETLSATCTQLLLHIDLATRRSAPPAPDVAERLQAYAAAHRELAAPHAQAGSR, encoded by the coding sequence ATGAAGGCCGCGATCCTCGGCACCGGCGTCATCGGTGCCGGCTGGGCCGCCCGCTTCCTGCTCGCCGGGTGGGACGTAGCGGTTCATGACCCTGCGTCGGGAGCCGAGGCCCGGCTCGATGCCACGCTCGCCGCCGCCCGCCGGGTGCTGCCCATGCTCTCCGAGGTGGCCCTGCCGCCCGAAGGGTCGTTGCGTTTCGGTACGCTGGAAGAGGCCGTAAGGGGGGCCGCCTGGGTGCAGGAGAGCGCCCCGGAACGCCTTGATCTCAAACACGAAATCTGGCGAGAGGTGCTGGAGCACGCCGCGCCCGACGCGGTGCTCGCCTCCTCCACCTCCGGCTTTACCCCCACGGCGCTCAACGGCGGCACGGGGCGCGTGATCGTCGCCCACCCGTTCAACCCGGTCTACCTGCTCCCGCTGGTCGAACTGGTCGGGCCAGAGACAGCCCAGGCCGCCGCGATCCTCACCAGGATCGGCATGTATCCGCTTGAGATCACGGCCGAAATCGACGGCCATATCGCCGACCGGCTGCTCGAGTCGGTCTGGCGCGAGGCGCTCTGGCTGGTCAACGACGGCGTGGCGACAACCGGCCAGATCGACGAGGCCATCCGCATGGGCTTTGGCCTGCGATGGGCCCAGATGGGCCTCTTCGAGACCTACCGCCTCGGCGGCGGCGAGGGCGGCTTTGCCCAGTTTCTCGCCCAGTTCGGCCCCGCGCTGAAATGGCCCTGGAGCCACCTCACCGATGTGCCCGACCTCGACGCGGCTCTGGTGCAAAAGATCGCCGCCCAGTCAGACGCCCAGTCCGGCCACCTCTCCACCGAGGCTCTGACCACGCTGCGCGACCACAACCTCGTGGCCCTCCTCCGCGCCCTCAAGCAGCGCAACGCCGGTGCCGGCAAGCTGCTGAACGCGCATGAACAATCCCTCACGCCCCCGCCGCCGCCGCCCGGCCCGGCGCCGCTGGTCACCCTGCGCCGCACCATCCCCGTGGACTGGACCGACTACAACGGCCACATGAACGAAAGCCGCTATGGCCAGCTCTGGTCGGATGCGGGCGATACCATCCTGGTGGCCATCGGCATGGGGCCCGAGAGCCCCGGCACCCAGGGCGCCACCTGGTTCACCGTCGACAACCACATCCGCTACCTTGCCGAGACCCAGGCGGGCGAGACCTGCGAGGTGCGCACCACGATCCTGCTGGCGGAGGGCAAGAAACTCAGGATGCACCACGAAATGTGGGTCGGAGAGACCCTCTCCGCCACCTGCACCCAACTGCTGCTGCACATCGACCTCGCCACCCGCCGCTCCGCCCCGCCCGCGCCGGACGTGGCCGAGAGGCTGCAAGCCTATGCCGCGGCCCATCGGGAGCTGGCCGCGCCCCATGCGCAAGCCGGGTCTCGCTAG
- a CDS encoding 3-keto-5-aminohexanoate cleavage protein produces MPLTMSREVFITCALTGAGGTQDRSPHVPRSPKQIAEAARDAALAGAACVHVHVRDPETGVPSHSTALFRETVERIRDLEPDLVINLTCGFGGDLIFGPPDRPLPISQESILLTAEERTAHVAECLPEICTLDCGTMNFAENDYVMANTPGMLRAMARRMTDLGVKPEIEAFDTGHLWLARQLVSEGVITDPALVQLCMGVPWGAPNDLTTFNAMVAGIPEGWAFSAFSLGRDQMPYVAAAVLAGGHARVGLEDNLMISRGQLATNAQLVERAVQVIESLGARVMTAQEMRDKLALTKRAPA; encoded by the coding sequence ATGCCGCTCACCATGTCCCGCGAGGTCTTCATCACCTGCGCCCTCACCGGCGCGGGTGGCACGCAAGACCGCTCCCCCCACGTTCCGCGCTCGCCGAAACAGATCGCGGAGGCCGCCCGTGATGCCGCCCTCGCCGGCGCCGCCTGCGTCCATGTCCACGTCCGCGACCCCGAAACCGGCGTGCCCTCGCACTCCACAGCCCTCTTCCGCGAGACCGTCGAGCGCATCCGCGACCTCGAGCCCGACCTTGTCATCAACCTGACCTGCGGCTTCGGCGGCGATCTCATCTTCGGCCCGCCTGACCGGCCCCTGCCGATCAGCCAGGAGTCCATCCTCCTCACCGCCGAGGAGCGCACCGCCCATGTGGCCGAATGCCTGCCCGAGATCTGCACCCTCGATTGCGGCACCATGAACTTTGCCGAAAACGACTATGTCATGGCCAATACGCCCGGCATGCTCCGCGCCATGGCCCGGCGGATGACCGACCTCGGCGTCAAGCCCGAGATCGAGGCCTTCGACACCGGCCACCTCTGGCTCGCCCGCCAGCTCGTCTCCGAGGGCGTCATCACCGACCCGGCGCTGGTGCAGCTCTGCATGGGCGTGCCCTGGGGCGCACCCAACGACCTGACCACCTTCAATGCCATGGTCGCCGGTATCCCCGAGGGCTGGGCCTTCTCCGCCTTCTCTCTGGGCCGCGACCAGATGCCCTACGTCGCCGCCGCCGTCCTTGCCGGAGGCCATGCCCGCGTGGGCCTGGAAGACAACCTGATGATCTCTCGCGGCCAACTCGCCACCAACGCCCAGCTCGTCGAGCGTGCGGTGCAGGTCATCGAGAGCCTCGGTGCGCGGGTGATGACGGCGCAGGAGATGCGCGACAAGCTCGCCCTCACCAAGCGCGCCCCCGCTTAG
- a CDS encoding zinc ABC transporter substrate-binding protein, producing MRILPSLAALVAATPALAEPKVIADLPPVHSLVAKVMEGVGTPSLLLDQGGSGHGLSLRPSQAAAAQEADLIFWIGPAMSPALEKPFETLAENAHVIALMEQPGTLLIDSTSAEPHKHEGEEGHDAHEHAEHAEEGHEEHEHEEHAEEGHEDHDHEEHAEEGHEEHEHEEHAEEGHEGHDHGPEDPHVWLSPDNARTWLALIAEELAEHDPDNAATYQANAEAASAELDTLIGEIEATLEPVEGREYLSTHRAFAYFEARFHIAPAHALTGIDGGVTGPRAMEEVRHAAEEGITCLITEPDTAEATVRTLTEGTDLKAHFLDPLGRDLTPGPNQYTELLQALATGYADCLK from the coding sequence ATGCGTATCCTTCCTTCCCTTGCGGCCCTCGTCGCCGCCACCCCCGCCCTCGCCGAACCCAAAGTCATCGCCGATCTTCCTCCGGTGCACTCGCTGGTGGCCAAGGTGATGGAGGGCGTCGGCACCCCCTCGCTCCTGCTCGACCAGGGCGGCTCCGGCCACGGCCTCTCGCTTCGCCCCTCCCAGGCCGCCGCCGCGCAGGAGGCCGACCTGATCTTCTGGATCGGCCCGGCGATGTCGCCCGCGCTCGAAAAGCCTTTCGAAACCCTCGCCGAAAACGCCCATGTCATCGCCCTGATGGAGCAGCCCGGCACCCTCCTGATCGACTCGACATCCGCCGAGCCGCACAAGCACGAGGGCGAAGAAGGCCATGACGCGCATGAGCACGCGGAGCATGCCGAAGAGGGCCACGAGGAGCACGAGCACGAAGAGCACGCCGAAGAGGGCCACGAGGACCACGACCACGAAGAGCATGCCGAGGAAGGCCACGAGGAGCACGAGCACGAAGAGCATGCCGAGGAAGGCCATGAGGGCCACGACCACGGCCCCGAGGATCCGCACGTCTGGCTCTCGCCCGACAACGCCAGGACATGGCTCGCGCTGATCGCCGAGGAACTCGCCGAGCACGACCCCGACAACGCCGCGACCTACCAGGCCAATGCCGAAGCCGCGAGCGCCGAGCTCGACACGCTCATCGGCGAGATCGAAGCCACACTGGAGCCGGTCGAGGGCCGCGAATATCTCTCCACCCACCGCGCCTTCGCCTATTTCGAGGCCCGCTTCCACATCGCCCCCGCTCACGCGCTGACCGGCATCGACGGCGGCGTCACCGGCCCCCGCGCGATGGAGGAGGTCCGACATGCCGCCGAAGAGGGCATCACCTGCCTCATCACCGAGCCCGACACCGCCGAAGCCACGGTCCGCACGCTCACCGAAGGCACCGACCTCAAGGCCCACTTCCTCGATCCCCTCGGCCGAGACCTCACCCCGGGCCCGAACCAGTACACCGAGCTTCTGCAAGCGCTGGCAACGGGTTACGCCGACTGCCTCAAGTAA